One window from the genome of Garra rufa chromosome 1, GarRuf1.0, whole genome shotgun sequence encodes:
- the foxj1a gene encoding forkhead box protein J1-A has product MLSMSYTDPWPEGSVGLEEEVVTAAAQAEQLDRSSVECNSSNCSSDNLDDSLTSLQWLQEFSILNASGGQHSSHFSHHHSHLFGSQVGSDAPSSPLAGDPASIGMPLTPGKPTAASFYRTPSFSALPSLVAHGHCPDEVDYKTNPHIKPPYSYATLICMAMQASKKTKITLSCIYKWITDNFCYFRHADPTWQNSIRHNLSLNKCFIKVPRQKDEPGKGGFWKIDPQYAERLLNGAYKKRRMPPVQINPALQNRLRMNSHAVQAAANAGMSRNLCVSPESQQLLKEFEEATEADQNWDPRLAEATMLNCWVSGKGSKRKQPYSHRIGGSKAQRRSSSPLLAMDEQEDLSSLKGNFDWDALLDSALNGELSLNEGCPLSPIPQDEDLMVRGTHISPLEPLGGVVENHVLMETQRSSEADFDEETFLATAFLQSPWTEVEEGNRPDFLCSSTVNIDQLFDLGDSLGGDLSSKIESLL; this is encoded by the exons ATGCTCTCCATGAGTTACACGGACCCCTGGCCCGAGGGCTCGGTGGGGCTGGAGGAGGAGGTGGTCACGGCGGCCGCTCAGGCCGAGCAGCTGGACCGGAGCTCAGTGGAGTGTAACAGCAGCAACTGCAGCTCTGATAATTTAGACGACAGCCTGACCAGCCTTCAGTGGCTGCAGGAGTTCTCCATTCTCAACGCCAGCGGGGGGCAACACTCATCCCATTTTAGCCATCACCACAGCCACTTGTTTGGGAGCCAAGTAGGCTCGGATGCACCCTCATCTCCTTTAGCAGGAGATCCGGCCTCTATAGGCATGCCGCTGACCCCCGGCAAACCCACAGCAGCGTCTTTCTACAGGACGCCTTCCTTCTCAGCTCTTCCCAGTCTCGTTGCTCACGGACACTGTCCGGATGAAGTCGATTATAAGACCAATCCTCACATCAAGCCACCGTACTCATATGCGACGCTCATCTGCATGGCTATGCAAGCCAGCAAGAAAACCAAAATCACCCTCTCATGCATCTACAAGTGGATCACAGACAACTTCTGCTACTTTCGCCACGCAGACCCCACTTGGCAG AACTCCATCCGCCACAATCTGTCGCTGAACAAATGCTTCATAAAAGTCCCGAGGCAAAAGGATGAGCCAGGCAAAGGTGGCTTCTGGAAGATCGACCCCCAGTACGCAGAACGCCTCCTCAACGGTGCCTACAAGAAGCGCAGGATGCCCCCTGTGCAGATCAACCCAGCTCTTCAGAACCGCCTCAGGATGAACTCTCACGCCGTACAAGCAGCAGCCAACGCAGGGATGTCCAGAAACCTTTGTGTGAGTCCCGAGTCCCAGCAGCTCCTGAAAGAGTTCGAGGAAGCCACGGAGGCTGATCAGAATTGGGACCCTCGTTTGGCTGAAGCCACCATGTTGAATTGCTGGGTCTCAGGAAAGGGGAGCAAGAGGAAACAGCCTTACAGTCACAGGATTGGTGGGAGCAAAGCTCAGCGGCGTTCAAGCTCCCCACTTCTGGCCATGGATGAGCAGGAGGACTTAAGCTCCCTGAAGGGCAACTTTGACTGGGACGCCCTGCTAGATTCAGCCCTCAATGGAGAGCTAAGCTTGAATGAAGGGTGTCCGTTGAGCCCTATTCCACAAGACGAGGACTTGATGGTTAGAGGCACCCATATCAGCCCCCTCGAACCTCTTGGAGGCGTTGTTGAGAACCATGTGTTGATGGAAACCCAGAGAAGCAGCGAAGCAGACTTTGATGAGGAAACGTTTCTGGCCACAGCGTTTCTCCAGAGTCCCTGGACGGAAGTAGAAGAGGGCAACCGTCCCGACTTCCTCTGTAGCTCAACAGTCAACATTGATCAGCTCTTTGACCTGGGAGATTCTCTCGGAGGAGACTTAAGCAGTAAAATCGAGTCTCTGCTTTGA